In Cydia fagiglandana chromosome 3, ilCydFagi1.1, whole genome shotgun sequence, the following are encoded in one genomic region:
- the LOC134680012 gene encoding regulator of microtubule dynamics protein 1-like: MMSLIFATTRFVAVQFLLKYRKLQHNNVALRKNFQQKMPIYGFLKNVPMLMGALFWKSQAQSSDPKKTAISATLDHADQLFENGHIEECYQYLKHCQSSDVEIQWRLCRAMYNMAKESKYEKSYKRQLISEAYHIISRILEDNYENYAVHKWYALLLDAESTEIGLKERIKQLQNVKKHMDMAVVHNPNDATTLYMLGEWCYQVSEMPWHQRKIAETFFASPPYSSYEEALEYFLKAESTRPRFYSLNLLRLGNCYLKLKKEDQAKYYLKLAASYPAKTNDDHQANKEAAELLKQLK, encoded by the exons ATGATGAGTTTGATTTTCGCAACCACTAGATTTGTGGCTGTGCAATTTCTCCTTAAGTACAGGAAGCTACAGCATAACAATGTAGCGCTGCGAAAAAAT TTTCAGCAGAAAATGCCAATATATGGCTTTCTAAAAAATGTCCCTATGTTAATGGGGGCACTATTTTGGAAATCACAAGCACAAAGCTCAGATCCCAAAAAAACTGCTATTTCTGCAACTCTAGATCACGCTGATCAATTGTTTGAAAATGGACATATAGAGGAATGCTACCAATATTTGAAACACTGCCAG agcAGTGATGTAGAAATACAGTGGAGACTGTGCCGGGCGATGTATAACATGGCAAAGGAATCAAAATATGAAAAATCTTATAAAAGGCAATTAATCTCTGAAGCATATCATATTATATCTCGTATACTGGAAGACAATTATGAAAACTATGCTGTACATAAGTGGTATGCGTTATTGCTTGATGCAGAAAGCACAGAAATCGGCCTCAAGGAACGGATCAAGCAACTTCAAAATGTGAAGAAACATATGGAT ATGGCTGTTGTACACAATCCCAATGATGCAACTACTTTATACATGCTAGGAGAATGGTGTTATCAAGTCAGTGAAATGCCGTGGCATCAAAGGAAAATAGCAGAGACCTTCTTTGCATCACCTCCTTATTCTAGTTATGAGGAAGCATTGGAATATTTCCTTAAAGCAGAATCAACTCGACCAAGATTTTACAGTTTAAACTTGCTTAGATTGGGGAACTGctatttaaaattgaaaaaagaAGATCAAGCTAAATATTACTTGAAGCTTGCAGCTAGTTATCCAGCTAAGACAAATGACGATCATCAAGCAAATAAAGAAGCTGCAGAATTACTGAAGCAATTAAAATGA
- the LOC134680013 gene encoding uncharacterized protein LOC134680013 translates to MYCKLAVLSFITFQLLIYLPVKFLISVIIMSLRDDEPCSDDEVFYGKLSLRELKRMFISNQNRQTIAANEHLENDNIDNHNMSLKLISTHSEPDITSRHNRDTSPEIIPKSLSNTTLSPDEPNLFANWDVTNSFLNLEKMVEKSCDTSSKEFDNTLEEIEYILKNTPKSEKKNTASNAYKEAELEGNQIPIQVNKEKVTLNTKPSAVVTPMKQVQKEVFATPSSVLQTKPTLCRTPANPPLFKKPSTSSVKKTPSKNNAFQHVASPVAYYINNSPQVPLIQNVHPKKTLPGLSSIPKLVKSSVNKPSNKENVNLPSVAYKSAKKTTVIDVSNAPKMPQSQWAKKLTRSLPRPAVMKHTHREKYFFNKQLLQKPEDSFGDLSLHQADISVCTKKAAF, encoded by the exons atgtATTGCAAGTTAGCAGTTCTTTCATTTATAACTTTtcagttattaatttatttgccTGTTAAGTTCCTTATCAGCGTGATTATTATGAGTTTGAGAGACGACGAACCATGCAGTGATGATGAAGTATTCTACGGAAAGTTAAGTCTCAGAGAACTAAAACGAATGTTTATTAGCAACCAAAATCGGCAAACTATAGC CGCTAACGAACACCTTGAgaatgataatattgataatcaTAATATGAGCCTAAAACTTATATCAACTCACTCGGAACCTGATATTACATCGAGGCATAATCGTGACACATCACCAGAAATCATTCCAAAATCACTGTCGAACACAACATTATCCCCTGACGAACCGAACTTATTCGCGAACTGGGACGTCACAAACAGCTtcttaaatttagaaaaaatggTAGAAAAATCATGTGATACCTCAAGTAAGGAGTTTGATAATACCCTTGAGGAAATAGAATACATATTGAAAAATACACCCAAATCAGAGAAGAAAAATACAGCCAGTAATGCTTACAAAGAAGCAGAATTGGAGGGAAATCAAATTCCTATCCAAGTGAATAAAGAAAAAGTAACTTTGAATACAAAACCCTCAGCTGTAGTAACCCCTATGAAACAAGTACAGAAAGAAGTATTTGCTACCCCATCATCTGTGCTACAAACAAAACCCACCTTATGTAGAACACCAGCCAACCCTCCTTTATTCAAGAAGCCATCCACATCATCAGTAAAAAAAACTCCCAGCAAAAACAATGCATTTCAACATGTAGCTAGTCCGGTGGCATATTACATCAACAATAGCCCACAAGTTCCATTGATACAGAATGTGCACCCTAAGAAAACTTTACCAGGTCTATCATCGATTCCAAAGCTTGTGAAGAGTTCCGTCAACAAGCCGAGTAATAAAGAGAATGTCAATCTTCCTTCTGTTGCATATAAAAGTGCAAAGAAAACTACAGTG ATTGATGTTTCAAATGCACCCAAGATGCCACAAAGTCAATGGGCAAAGAAATTGACTAGATCACTGCCAAGGCCCGCAGTGATGAAACACACACACAGAGAGAAATACTTCTTCAATAAACAATTACTACAGAAGCCAGAAGACAGTTTTGGTGACTTGTCACTCCATCAAGCTGATATATCAGTTTGTACTAAGAAAGCTGCTTTCTAA